The Candidatus Deferrimicrobium sp. nucleotide sequence ACCCGCCATAACGGCAAGGTGGAAATCGACAGCACCCCCGGGAAGGGAACCGATTTCCGGGTGATTCTGCCCGTCGGGTAAAGGAAAGCGGAGAACATCGGCAACGTCATCTACATCCGGCCTGTCGGGGCGGTGGATCACGCGATCCTCGAATGGCTGAGGAAAGAGATGGGTGACTCCCTCATGTCGACCGTGCGGACCCTGCCGTCGATCCCCGTTCCGCCCGATAGCTTTGAGGCCCGTCGGAACCAGTATTATTCGACGAAGATCCTCAAGGAGATGCTCGGGGACGTCCCGCAGGACGCGATGAGGCTCCTGGGGGTGACGGACAAGGATCTCTGTATCCCAATCCTGACGTACGTGTTCGGGGAAGCGCAGGTCGGGGGGACGGCCGCCGTCGTTTCCCTCGCGCGGCTGCGACAGGAGCATTACGGCCTGGCGCCGGACCGGCCGATGCTCCTGGAAAGACTTCGCAAGGAAAGCCTCCACGAGTTGGGCCACACGTTCGGTCTCTTTCATTGTCCATCGAGGGATTGCGTGATGCACCTTTCGAACACCGTGATGGACGTGGACATCAGGGGGCGGGACTTCTGCAGGGGTTGCCAGACGGTCGTAGCGTCCAAAACCGGGGCGGAGAGGCGGGGATGACAATGGAGAAAAAGGTCAACATCATGGTCGTGGACGACGAGGAAATCGTCCGGGCTTCGCTGACCAGCTGGCTGGAGGAGGACGGGTACCAGGTGGAGGCCGTGGAGAGCGGCAGGAAGGCGCTGGAACGCCTCCCCGAGAGGAACTGGGACCTGATGCTGGTGGATCTGAAGATGCCCGGGATGGACGGAATCCAGTTGATGGACGAAGTCCACAAGGTGTCGCCCGAGATGCTGGTCATCATCATGACGGCCTACGCGACGGTCGACACCGCCGTGAAGGCGATGAAGAAGGGGGCCTACGATTATTTCGTCAAACCATTCAACCCCGACGACATCTCCCTGACGATCCGCAAGATCGTGGACCATCACAAGCTGGTTCAGGAGAACCTGTTTCTGCGCAAGGAGCTGAAGAAGCAGTACAAGCTGAGGGACATGATCAGCAAAAACGAGAAGATGCTGGAGATCTTCGACCTGGCGCGGACCGTCGCGAAGAGCAGCTCGACGGTCCTCATCCAGGGCGAAAGCGGGACGGGGAAGGAGCTTCTCGCGCGGGCGATCCACGACGAAAGCCCCAGGATGGACGCGCCGTTCATCTCCGTGTCCTGCGCCTCCCTCACGGAAAGCCTGCTGGAGA carries:
- a CDS encoding archaemetzincin family Zn-dependent metalloprotease, with protein sequence MRPVGAVDHAILEWLRKEMGDSLMSTVRTLPSIPVPPDSFEARRNQYYSTKILKEMLGDVPQDAMRLLGVTDKDLCIPILTYVFGEAQVGGTAAVVSLARLRQEHYGLAPDRPMLLERLRKESLHELGHTFGLFHCPSRDCVMHLSNTVMDVDIRGRDFCRGCQTVVASKTGAERRG